One genomic window of Limanda limanda chromosome 16, fLimLim1.1, whole genome shotgun sequence includes the following:
- the scel gene encoding sciellin, with the protein MVCLEKVCYGGGGEAKSLLKDGSWIKKDEEEDEDVDRDPNFGKSILGRTKTSETVTVSGGSEVKTTKTLSTTTSVNALSQRFSGGMEEPKSSTLPSSTSTYTRRTSSSTLEPKSSTTTTTTSKDGKTSETITTTTSQSVSSPVMKSPTKTETFTERVKSSSQGALYSNFTPSRTSKVTETTVTTHKGAEEKLYDTLLPSGIKDDYSPTESKSTISTTRTSIVKSSNDTDAEDLLYGTLIPSAIKNDVSDSYRSSSVTRREIVTVESSRGSNSPTLTSPSFTGRLSSYKEYSDDSPTTRTSSHTVSTTPSDLYSDRPSYSRTSSSYDRSSVSSPTTYSPSYRSSSRSDDNAGDSPYSRSSTKSLYGSSDRLVHEKDLCTSCRKPFTGDAKMVLDDLKINCHATCFKCQVCNNNLGYMKAGDSMWIYNRKVHCESCFEVTRDKWRR; encoded by the exons ATGGTCTGTTTAGAGAAGGTGTGTtacggaggaggtggagagg CAAAGTCTCTGCTGAAAGACGGCAGCTGGATCAAaaaagacgaggaagaggatgaagatgtcGA CCGAGACCCAAACTTTGGCAAATCTATTCTGGGCCGTACCAAAACCAGTGAGACTGTTACTGTGAG TGGAGGCAGTGAAGTAAAAACCACCAAAACCCTAAGCACGACAACATCTGTGAATGCTCTCAGCCAGAG ATTCAGTGGAGGTATGGAGGAGCCGAAGAGCAG CACCCTCCCTTCCAGCACGTCCACATACACCAGAAG AACCAGTTCTTCTACACTGGAACCAAAATCAAG CACCACAACCACGACCACCTCCAAGGATGGCAAAACCTCTGagaccatcaccaccaccacctcccagAGTGTCAG TTCTCCTGTGATGAAATCTCCCACTAAGACTGAGACGTTCACCGAGCGAGTCAAATCCTCAAGCCAAGG GGCTCTTTACTCAAACTTCACACCTAGCAGAACTTCAAAAGTGACTGAGACGACTGTTACCACCCATAAGGG TGCGGAGGAGAAACTTTACGACACCCTCCTGCCCTCTGGCATCAAGGATGATTACTCACCTACAGAGAG CAAAAGTACAATCTCCACAACTCGGACTTCGATTGTGAAAAGCAGCAATGACACCGA TGCTGAAGACCTACTCTACGGTACACTGATCCCAAGCGCTATCAAGAACGATGTCTCAGACAG TTACAGAAGTTCCAGCGTCACGAGGAGGGAGATTGTCACAgtggagagcagcagagg AAGCAACAGCCCAACTCTGACATCACCCTCCTTCACAGGAAGACTAAGCAG TTACAAAGAGTACTCTGATGATTCCCCCACCACCCGCACCTCCTCCCACACCGTCAGCACCACGCCCAG TGACCTATACAGCGACCGTCCATCCTACTCCAGAACCAGTAGCAG CTATGACCGCAGCAGCGTCAGCAGCCCCACTACCTACTCACCATCCTACAGAAGCAGCAG CAGGTCAGATGACAATGCAGGAGATTCACCCTACTCCAGGTCCTCCACCAAGAGTTTGTACGGATCTTCTGACAG GCTGGTGCATGAGAAAGACTTGTGCACTTCTTGCCGTAAGCCGTTCACTGGGGACGCCAAGATGGTCCTGGATGACCTGAAGATCAACTGCCACGCTACCTGCTTCAAA tgtcAGGTGTGTAACAACAATCTGGGTTATATGAAGGCCGGGGACAGC